The following are from one region of the Myotis daubentonii chromosome 2, mMyoDau2.1, whole genome shotgun sequence genome:
- the LOC132228247 gene encoding intraflagellar transport protein 52 homolog yields the protein MVVTRPQVTMEKELWSTILFNAYKKEVFITNNGYKSMQKRLRSNWKIQSLKDEITPENLIGVKLWITAGPREKFTAAEFEVLMKYIDGVGDILVMLGEGGESRFDTNIKFLLEEYGIMVNNDAAVRNV from the coding sequence ATGGTGGTCACCAGGCCTCAGGTAACCATGGAGAAAGAGCTTTGGAGCACCATTCTTTTCAATGCATACAAAAAGGAAGTATTTATCACCAACAATGGCTATAAATCGATGCAGAAGAGACTTCGGAGCAATTGGAAGATTCAGAGCTTAAAAGATGAAATCACACCTGAGAATTTAATTGGTGTGAAATTGTGGATTACAGCTGGGCCAAGGGAAAAATTTACTGCAGCTGAGTTTGAGGTCCTGATGAAATACATTGACGGCGTTGGAGATATCCTTGTGATGCTAGGAGAGGGTGGGGAATCCAGGTTTGACACCAATATTAAATTTCTCCTGGAAGAATATGGAATCATGGTTAATAATGATGCTGCGGTTAGAAATGTATAA